A genomic segment from Verrucomicrobiaceae bacterium encodes:
- a CDS encoding Gfo/Idh/MocA family oxidoreductase produces MNTISRRRFILKTSLAAPAILRAANTSVEKIHLAFIGPGGMGTNHIKTMCKRDDVVFSWVCDADRRRAETAARLVQELTGQTPRIATDMRRVFEDKAVQAVLMATPDHWHAPGAILAAEAGKHVYVEKPCSHNLREGRLMIEAAARNKVRMQVGTQSRSTASTAQVIEKLRSGIIGEVLCAKAWNSQLRKNHGHQPTSQPPAELDYELWLGPVPPVPFKSTYHPSHWRWFHHFGAGDFGNDGVHDIDIARWGLGVEQHPQRIIGQGSKLFFDDDQEWPDTLYCAFEYDIGGRTKQLIYEQRDWSPYVQESHENGCAWYGTKGMIVGGKAKGSWQIYGEKNKLIEELNAGTGPDLAAHHANFFDSIRTGAALNADITINHLSTALCHLGNIAARTRRALVFDAASETFTGDADSTKLLRREYREHWATPKA; encoded by the coding sequence ATGAACACGATTAGCCGCCGCCGTTTTATTCTGAAGACCAGCCTCGCCGCGCCAGCCATCCTCCGGGCCGCGAATACCAGCGTGGAGAAGATCCATCTGGCCTTCATCGGCCCTGGTGGGATGGGAACGAATCATATCAAGACCATGTGTAAGCGTGACGACGTGGTTTTTTCCTGGGTCTGTGATGCAGATCGCCGCCGGGCAGAGACCGCCGCACGCCTGGTGCAGGAGCTCACGGGGCAGACTCCACGGATCGCCACAGATATGCGCCGCGTCTTTGAGGACAAAGCGGTGCAGGCCGTGCTGATGGCCACGCCAGATCATTGGCATGCTCCTGGTGCCATCCTCGCCGCGGAGGCAGGCAAGCACGTCTATGTGGAAAAGCCCTGCTCGCATAATCTGCGTGAAGGCCGACTCATGATCGAGGCCGCCGCACGCAACAAAGTGCGCATGCAAGTCGGCACCCAGAGCCGCAGCACTGCTAGCACCGCTCAAGTCATCGAAAAACTACGCAGCGGCATCATTGGCGAGGTCTTATGCGCCAAGGCATGGAACAGCCAACTGCGCAAAAACCACGGCCATCAGCCCACCTCCCAACCGCCCGCAGAGCTGGACTATGAGCTATGGCTCGGTCCTGTGCCTCCAGTGCCATTTAAAAGCACCTACCATCCGTCACATTGGCGCTGGTTTCACCATTTCGGAGCAGGCGACTTCGGCAATGATGGGGTGCACGACATCGACATCGCACGCTGGGGACTCGGCGTGGAGCAGCATCCGCAGCGCATCATCGGCCAAGGCAGCAAGCTCTTCTTCGATGACGATCAAGAGTGGCCAGATACACTTTATTGCGCCTTTGAATACGACATCGGCGGCAGAACGAAGCAGCTCATCTACGAGCAGCGTGATTGGTCACCCTATGTGCAGGAAAGTCACGAGAATGGCTGCGCCTGGTATGGCACAAAAGGCATGATCGTAGGCGGCAAAGCCAAGGGAAGCTGGCAGATTTACGGCGAGAAAAACAAGCTCATCGAGGAGCTCAATGCTGGCACAGGCCCAGACCTAGCCGCGCATCATGCGAACTTTTTCGACTCCATCCGCACTGGAGCAGCGCTGAATGCAGACATCACGATCAATCACCTCAGCACAGCTTTGTGCCATCTGGGCAATATCGCCGCACGCACACGCCGCGCCCTCGTCTTTGATGCCGCTAGCGAGACATTCACGGGCGATGCAGACAGCACCAAACTGCTGCGCCGCGAGTACCGCGAGCACTGGGCCACTCCGAAGGCATGA
- a CDS encoding DUF1553 domain-containing protein, producing MAHSTHSHTVCPPMIRITAIALLLQVTAHAQHWAFQPLKPGRAKSIDAYLQTSSATQADAHTLIRRAHFDLTGLPPYESYSSHESYEALIDRLLASPHYGEQWARHWLDVARYSDTKGYVYAREEKNWVHASAYRDWVVRALNTDMPYDRFLLLQIAADQIVPPNSPDLAAMGFLTLGRRFLGVTHDIIDDRIDVVMRGTLGLSVACARCHDHKFDPIPTRDYYALYGVFQSCAEALVPCASGENAELTELKQKNRALMAKRREEQMKRTRDRVADYLAATRELDKYPEEVFGQILEEKDLNPFIVHRFIAWQQKHPGTELTEKGLLQPDSPAFVPDEHIANIEMYFPTGVTTELWKAQAEVDRFLLKNSTAPVHATILTDRPLPSTPRVFNRGNPLMKGDAVPRQFLSLFGPQQPFTKGSGRLELAQAITDPQNPLTARVMVNRLWQHHFGRGLVATPSDFGKQGSPPTHPELLDFLATEFIRSGWSMKQMHRLIMLSAAYRGSSITPHRLSFEEARDAWLTAAGRLNPRIGGRPEPLFAASNTRRTLYAFIDRENLPAVMRTFDFANPDLSIPQRTETTVPQQALFGLNHPFLVQQAKALVNRVSTEKSPENRIGLLYRFLFQRSPQADELASALAFISVDEKAATAPKPPLTSWEQLAQVLMLSNEFMFVD from the coding sequence ATGGCTCACTCCACGCATTCGCACACGGTATGCCCGCCCATGATTCGCATCACGGCCATCGCCCTCCTGCTCCAGGTGACTGCCCATGCGCAGCACTGGGCCTTCCAGCCGCTGAAGCCCGGCAGGGCAAAGAGCATTGACGCCTATCTCCAAACATCTTCCGCCACACAGGCCGATGCCCATACACTCATTCGCCGCGCCCACTTCGATCTCACCGGCCTCCCGCCTTATGAGTCCTATTCGTCCCATGAGAGCTATGAAGCGCTCATCGACCGCCTCCTCGCCTCTCCTCACTACGGTGAGCAATGGGCACGCCACTGGCTGGATGTGGCCCGCTACTCCGACACCAAAGGCTACGTCTATGCCCGCGAGGAAAAGAACTGGGTCCACGCCTCCGCTTACCGTGACTGGGTCGTCCGCGCTCTCAATACCGACATGCCCTACGACCGATTTTTGCTGCTGCAAATCGCCGCAGATCAAATCGTGCCGCCAAACTCGCCGGATCTCGCCGCGATGGGCTTTCTCACGCTTGGGCGGCGCTTCCTTGGCGTCACGCATGACATTATTGATGACCGTATCGACGTCGTCATGCGCGGCACGCTCGGCCTCAGCGTCGCCTGTGCACGCTGTCATGATCACAAATTCGATCCCATTCCCACCCGTGACTACTATGCGCTCTACGGCGTCTTCCAGAGCTGCGCAGAGGCGCTCGTGCCCTGCGCCAGCGGCGAAAATGCCGAGCTCACCGAGCTAAAGCAGAAAAACCGCGCTCTCATGGCCAAACGCCGTGAGGAGCAGATGAAGCGCACCCGCGACCGCGTCGCCGACTACCTCGCCGCGACTCGTGAGCTCGATAAATACCCGGAGGAGGTCTTTGGCCAGATACTCGAAGAGAAAGACCTCAATCCATTCATCGTGCATCGCTTCATCGCATGGCAGCAAAAACACCCCGGCACCGAATTGACTGAAAAAGGGCTCCTCCAGCCTGATTCGCCCGCCTTCGTGCCCGACGAGCATATCGCCAACATCGAGATGTACTTCCCCACTGGCGTCACCACTGAGCTGTGGAAGGCGCAAGCAGAGGTGGACCGCTTTCTTCTCAAAAACAGCACCGCACCAGTCCACGCCACCATTTTGACCGACCGCCCGCTGCCGAGCACGCCGCGTGTGTTCAATCGCGGCAATCCGCTCATGAAGGGGGATGCCGTGCCGCGTCAGTTTTTGAGCCTCTTCGGCCCGCAGCAGCCTTTTACGAAAGGGAGTGGCCGTCTGGAGCTCGCACAGGCCATCACCGACCCGCAAAATCCGCTCACTGCCCGCGTGATGGTCAATCGCCTCTGGCAGCACCACTTCGGACGTGGCCTTGTCGCCACACCGAGTGATTTTGGCAAGCAAGGCAGCCCACCCACGCATCCAGAGCTGCTCGACTTCCTCGCCACCGAATTCATCCGCAGCGGCTGGAGCATGAAGCAAATGCACCGGCTCATCATGCTTTCAGCAGCGTATCGCGGCTCCAGCATCACGCCCCACCGTTTGAGCTTTGAAGAAGCCCGTGATGCCTGGCTCACTGCCGCAGGCCGACTCAATCCGCGCATCGGCGGCCGTCCTGAGCCCCTCTTCGCCGCCAGCAACACACGCCGCACGCTCTATGCCTTCATCGACCGCGAAAACCTGCCCGCCGTGATGCGCACCTTCGATTTCGCCAATCCAGATCTCTCCATTCCGCAACGCACCGAGACCACCGTGCCGCAACAGGCCCTTTTTGGTCTCAATCACCCCTTCCTCGTCCAGCAGGCCAAAGCGCTCGTGAACCGTGTTTCGACCGAAAAATCACCCGAAAACCGCATCGGCCTACTTTACCGCTTTTTGTTTCAAAGAAGCCCCCAAGCCGACGAACTCGCCTCCGCGCTCGCTTTCATTTCCGTCGATGAAAAAGCCGCCACGGCCCCGAAACCGCCCCTCACCTCCTGGGAGCAGCTCGCGCAAGTGCTCATGCTCTCGAACGAGTTCATGTTTGTTGATTGA
- a CDS encoding DUF1501 domain-containing protein — protein MPLPLTRRDFLARSGMGMAALGLADLQAAKPHFAPRAKRVIHFFLNGGPSHVDTFDPKPALARYAGKPVPSHRITERKTGAAFPSPFKFQRYGQSGIEVSELFAKTAAHIDDIAVIRSMQVQVPNHEPSLMLMNCGDSIQPRPSLGAWLTYGLGSANENLPGFIAMCPGGMPIKGAENWQAAFLPGAFQGTYVDSKHEAVDRLIENIRSPHADTSVQLRQLELLRRINAAHKAERSDPRLEARIQSFELAFRMQMDAADAFDVTKEPEHIRKMYGEGVHARQTLIARRLLERGVRMVQLWHGAGQPWDNHDNIETNHRKLSNDIDQPIAALLSDLKQRGMLEDTLVIWGGEFGRTPTVEMSGTKSKLGRDHNHYGFSVWMAGGGIKGGTVHGSTDEFGFAAQDDPVSVHDLHATILHLMGVNHEELTYRYAGRDFRLTDVYGEVIRPVVA, from the coding sequence ATGCCTCTCCCACTCACCCGCCGTGATTTCCTTGCCCGTTCCGGGATGGGCATGGCGGCGCTGGGGCTGGCGGATTTGCAGGCAGCGAAGCCGCATTTTGCGCCGAGGGCGAAGCGGGTGATCCATTTCTTCCTCAATGGTGGGCCGTCGCATGTGGATACGTTTGATCCGAAGCCGGCGCTGGCACGCTACGCGGGCAAACCGGTGCCGAGTCATCGCATCACGGAGCGGAAGACGGGCGCGGCGTTTCCTTCGCCGTTCAAGTTTCAACGCTACGGGCAGAGTGGGATCGAGGTGAGTGAGTTGTTTGCCAAGACAGCGGCGCATATCGACGACATCGCGGTGATCCGCTCGATGCAGGTGCAGGTGCCGAACCATGAGCCGTCGCTGATGCTCATGAACTGCGGTGACTCGATCCAGCCGCGTCCAAGCCTGGGTGCGTGGCTGACGTATGGCCTGGGCAGTGCGAATGAGAATCTACCGGGCTTCATCGCGATGTGTCCCGGCGGTATGCCGATCAAAGGCGCGGAGAACTGGCAGGCGGCCTTTTTGCCGGGTGCGTTTCAGGGCACCTACGTCGATTCAAAGCACGAGGCGGTGGACCGCTTGATCGAAAATATCCGCAGTCCACACGCGGACACGAGCGTGCAGCTCCGCCAACTCGAGCTGCTGCGTCGCATTAATGCCGCGCACAAGGCGGAACGCAGCGATCCGCGGCTGGAGGCCCGCATTCAGAGCTTCGAGCTGGCTTTTCGCATGCAGATGGATGCGGCGGATGCCTTTGATGTGACGAAGGAGCCGGAGCATATCCGAAAAATGTATGGCGAGGGTGTGCATGCGCGGCAGACGCTCATCGCGCGGCGGCTGCTGGAGCGTGGTGTGCGCATGGTACAGCTCTGGCATGGCGCGGGGCAGCCCTGGGACAATCACGACAACATCGAGACGAATCACCGCAAGCTGTCGAACGACATCGACCAGCCCATCGCGGCGCTTTTGAGCGATCTGAAGCAGCGCGGCATGCTGGAGGACACGCTGGTGATCTGGGGCGGCGAGTTTGGCCGTACGCCGACGGTGGAGATGAGTGGGACCAAGTCGAAACTAGGCCGAGATCACAATCACTACGGTTTTAGTGTGTGGATGGCAGGTGGTGGTATCAAAGGCGGCACGGTGCATGGCAGCACGGATGAGTTCGGCTTTGCGGCGCAGGATGATCCGGTGAGCGTGCATGATCTGCATGCCACGATCCTGCATCTGATGGGCGTGAATCATGAGGAGTTGACGTATCGCTATGCGGGCCGCGATTTCCGACTGACGGATGTTTATGGCGAGGTGATCCGCCCGGTGGTGGCGTGA
- a CDS encoding lipase maturation factor family protein, with protein sequence MLWALYLSLLPIGQEWLAYGWDTQILETGFLAMMLAPLLDGRPFPRRAPPVVIIWLFRWLAFRIMLGAGLIKLRGDEVWSMKELSALVYHYETQPVPGPLSRFFHFLPRWFHQAGCLFNHFVEVVVPWFAFWGRWPRHIAGVLMVGFMGVLILTGNLSFLNWLTIIPCLACMDDSLWRRVLPRFITARAEKAAQSAESASKGHWVMVLLFTGYVGWWSVEPVRNLISPNQMMNTSFDPLHLVGSYGAFGSIDKERYELVFQGAYVEVIDLLTDWKDYEFKAKPTDVMRRPVWITPYHYRLDWAAWFPWHRYQGGARNAWVPHFLWKLLQNDPATLGLLAQNPFSDHPPKYVRVLVYRYRYAPADDPSGAWWTRERVETLVPAVSLEHAQLRQIMRENGWMREESR encoded by the coding sequence GTGCTGTGGGCGCTGTATTTGAGCCTGCTGCCGATCGGGCAGGAGTGGCTGGCGTATGGTTGGGACACGCAGATTTTGGAAACGGGCTTTTTGGCGATGATGCTGGCTCCGCTGCTGGATGGGCGGCCTTTTCCGCGCCGTGCGCCGCCGGTGGTGATCATTTGGCTTTTTCGTTGGCTGGCGTTCCGCATCATGCTGGGGGCGGGTTTGATCAAATTACGCGGCGATGAGGTGTGGAGCATGAAGGAGCTTTCCGCGCTGGTGTATCATTACGAGACGCAGCCGGTGCCGGGGCCGTTGAGCCGCTTTTTTCACTTCTTGCCGCGGTGGTTTCATCAGGCGGGATGCTTGTTCAATCACTTCGTGGAGGTGGTGGTGCCGTGGTTCGCGTTTTGGGGCCGGTGGCCGCGTCACATCGCGGGGGTGCTGATGGTGGGATTCATGGGCGTGCTCATTTTGACGGGGAATCTGTCGTTTTTGAATTGGCTGACGATCATTCCGTGCCTGGCGTGCATGGACGATTCGCTGTGGAGGCGTGTGTTGCCGCGCTTCATCACGGCGCGGGCGGAAAAGGCCGCGCAGAGTGCGGAATCGGCCTCGAAGGGGCATTGGGTGATGGTTTTGCTCTTCACGGGCTATGTGGGCTGGTGGAGTGTGGAGCCGGTGAGGAATCTGATTTCGCCCAATCAGATGATGAACACGTCTTTTGATCCGCTGCATCTGGTGGGGAGCTATGGGGCCTTTGGCAGCATCGACAAGGAGCGCTACGAGCTGGTCTTTCAGGGGGCTTATGTGGAGGTGATCGATTTGCTGACGGACTGGAAGGACTATGAGTTCAAGGCGAAGCCCACGGACGTGATGCGGCGGCCGGTGTGGATCACGCCGTATCATTACCGCCTGGACTGGGCGGCGTGGTTCCCCTGGCATCGCTATCAGGGTGGGGCGCGTAATGCCTGGGTGCCGCATTTCCTGTGGAAGCTGCTCCAGAATGACCCTGCCACGCTGGGGCTGCTGGCACAGAATCCCTTCTCGGATCATCCGCCGAAGTATGTGCGCGTGCTGGTGTATCGCTATCGCTATGCTCCAGCGGATGATCCTTCCGGTGCGTGGTGGACGCGTGAGCGAGTGGAGACGCTGGTCCCGGCGGTGTCCCTGGAGCATGCGCAACTGCGCCAGATCATGCGAGAAAATGGCTGGATGCGGGAGGAATCTCGCTGA
- the tmk gene encoding dTMP kinase, whose product MSAATSSSGFLLSFEGSEGCGKSTQIRLLQARLEQQGHRVVVLREPGGTEVGESIRHLLQHAKEGAEMTPEAELLLFAASRAQIVREKIRPLLAAGVFVILDRFLDSTTVYQGHARGLPLESVRAINHFAIGGTLPHLTVVLDLDTATAWQRIHATGRELDRMESQPPEFFEKVRQGYLSLAAAEPKRMRVLDASAEPSVVHEEVWSLLPSHLTHEKMVDAQ is encoded by the coding sequence ATGTCCGCCGCCACCTCCAGCTCCGGCTTCTTGCTCTCCTTCGAAGGCTCTGAAGGCTGCGGCAAATCCACACAAATACGCCTGCTCCAAGCTCGACTTGAGCAGCAAGGGCACCGCGTCGTAGTCCTACGCGAGCCCGGCGGCACCGAGGTGGGTGAGAGCATCCGTCATCTCCTCCAGCATGCCAAAGAAGGGGCAGAAATGACGCCAGAGGCCGAGCTACTCCTCTTCGCTGCCAGCCGTGCACAGATCGTGCGGGAAAAAATCCGGCCGCTACTCGCTGCGGGAGTTTTTGTCATCCTGGACCGCTTTCTCGACTCCACCACCGTCTATCAGGGTCATGCACGCGGCCTGCCGCTGGAGAGCGTGCGAGCCATCAATCATTTCGCCATCGGCGGCACATTGCCCCATCTCACCGTCGTGCTGGATCTGGACACCGCTACCGCCTGGCAGCGCATCCACGCCACTGGCCGCGAACTCGATCGCATGGAGAGCCAGCCGCCCGAGTTCTTTGAAAAAGTCCGCCAAGGCTACCTCTCCCTCGCCGCCGCAGAACCAAAGCGCATGCGTGTTCTCGATGCCTCCGCAGAGCCTAGCGTCGTGCATGAAGAGGTCTGGTCACTCCTCCCCAGCCATCTTACCCACGAAAAGATGGTCGATGCGCAGTAG
- a CDS encoding DUF1552 domain-containing protein, whose translation MTSTLSRRTFLRSSGVSLALPFLDAMWGRRVLAAEAAPPKRLVTICASLGIYGPDFFPATSGDAYAVSPYLKMIEAHQKDFTVFSNVCHPDQNGRDGHASEMTWLTGARHPGLGGFRNSISLDQFIAEKIGFETRYPSLQLNTGGNNSQSYTRSGVMIPAESKPSKIFAKLFLDGSANEISQQMRKLQEGRSIMDTVGEEAKRLERRFGSADRDKLEEYFTSVREMELRLQKAEAWVQKPKPKVDAQPPKDIQDEKDLIGRMNLLFDLIPLAFQTDSTRLITMVVQGRGDVPTIPGVKADHHNLSHHGQDPEKIAQLRLIETAQLKALDSLMGKLKAKREGAKSLLDSTAVLYGSNLGNANSHDWHNLPLLLAGGGFKHGRHLTGDAKNNTPMGNLFVRLMQNMGIEVDAFGSSTGVMTI comes from the coding sequence ATGACATCCACTCTTTCTCGTCGCACCTTTCTTCGCTCCTCGGGGGTCTCGCTGGCGTTGCCCTTTCTCGATGCCATGTGGGGACGCAGGGTCTTGGCGGCTGAGGCGGCTCCGCCGAAGCGGCTGGTGACGATTTGTGCTTCGCTGGGCATTTATGGACCCGATTTCTTCCCGGCGACCAGTGGCGATGCTTATGCGGTCTCTCCGTATTTGAAGATGATCGAGGCGCATCAGAAGGACTTCACGGTTTTTTCCAATGTTTGCCACCCGGATCAAAATGGACGCGATGGACATGCTTCGGAGATGACTTGGCTCACTGGGGCTCGGCATCCGGGGCTCGGTGGTTTTAGGAATTCGATCTCGCTTGATCAATTCATCGCGGAGAAGATCGGCTTTGAGACTCGCTACCCCTCCCTGCAACTCAACACGGGTGGCAATAACAGCCAGAGCTACACCCGCAGCGGGGTGATGATCCCGGCGGAGTCGAAGCCTTCAAAGATTTTCGCCAAACTCTTCCTCGATGGCAGTGCCAACGAAATCTCGCAGCAGATGCGTAAGCTCCAAGAAGGTCGCAGCATCATGGATACGGTGGGTGAGGAGGCAAAGCGCCTGGAGAGGCGTTTTGGCAGTGCTGACCGGGATAAACTCGAAGAATACTTCACCAGCGTGCGTGAGATGGAGCTGCGGTTGCAAAAGGCGGAAGCCTGGGTGCAGAAACCAAAGCCCAAAGTCGATGCGCAGCCGCCGAAGGATATTCAGGATGAGAAAGACCTCATCGGACGCATGAATTTGCTCTTTGACCTGATCCCGCTCGCATTCCAGACGGATAGCACACGCCTGATCACCATGGTTGTTCAAGGGCGCGGGGATGTGCCTACTATTCCCGGCGTCAAAGCGGATCATCACAATCTCTCGCACCACGGCCAAGATCCCGAAAAGATCGCTCAACTACGGCTCATCGAAACGGCGCAGCTCAAAGCCCTGGACTCACTGATGGGGAAACTCAAAGCCAAGCGTGAGGGGGCTAAAAGTCTGCTCGACAGCACCGCGGTGCTCTATGGCAGCAACCTCGGCAATGCCAACTCGCACGACTGGCACAATCTGCCGCTGCTGCTCGCGGGTGGGGGCTTCAAACATGGTCGTCACCTCACGGGTGATGCGAAGAACAACACGCCTATGGGGAACCTCTTCGTCCGCCTCATGCAAAACATGGGTATTGAAGTGGATGCCTTTGGCTCCAGCACAGGCGTGATGACGATCTGA
- a CDS encoding low molecular weight phosphotyrosine protein phosphatase produces the protein MAKNTFSVLFVCLGNICRSPAADGVMRTLVAEAGWSKRIEIDSAGTAGWHSGKLPDPRMRAAGKQRGHTLDHCARQICADDLERFDLILAMDRENLRDIEALDRQRQHRSKIRLFCDFCTEHAMYEVPDPYYGGPEDFEKVLDLMEDGCAGILRHAQSL, from the coding sequence ATGGCCAAAAACACTTTCAGCGTCCTTTTCGTCTGCCTCGGCAATATTTGCCGCTCACCCGCTGCGGATGGCGTGATGCGCACACTCGTCGCAGAGGCCGGATGGTCCAAAAGAATCGAAATCGACTCCGCAGGCACCGCAGGCTGGCACAGTGGCAAGCTGCCAGACCCGCGCATGCGTGCAGCCGGCAAACAGCGCGGTCACACGCTCGATCACTGCGCACGCCAAATCTGCGCGGACGACCTCGAGCGCTTTGACCTCATCCTCGCCATGGATCGCGAAAACCTGCGTGACATCGAAGCCCTGGACCGCCAGCGCCAGCACCGATCCAAAATACGCCTCTTCTGCGACTTCTGCACTGAGCATGCCATGTATGAAGTGCCAGATCCCTATTACGGCGGACCAGAGGATTTTGAAAAAGTACTCGATCTCATGGAGGATGGCTGCGCGGGGATTCTCCGCCATGCGCAGTCACTCTGA
- a CDS encoding PLDc N-terminal domain-containing protein gives MCLSLLGGIASLLHVLIRHRDYRAAAFWTALIVLSPLIAPLLYLFLGINILRRRGKHYRRDIHEPWHDPVPANPLPFSPESNEARDHQQLAVTLDKISRFCFTQGNTASVLINGDEAKPRMLAAIRAAKTSITMSSYIFEALGIGADFVAELTAAVRRGVHVRVMVDDAGTKYSWPPVVDSLQKSGVPARRFMPNHFLLRLITMNLRNHRKILVVDGERAFTGGMNIREGNMLSRKPEHPVQDLHFEITGPIVAQIQRVFAEDWLFCCGETLDGATWFPNLVENGPASALGIVDGPDEDMEVMPAAFFAAINAAKEEILIATPYFLPNPVLLAALRLAAIRGVKIRIVTPQVNNIPFVAWAAQTLYPQLLQVGVRIFESPPPFDHSKVFLIDGVWSFIGSTNWDPRSLRLNFEFNVALYDPALATRLKTIFAEKRAQSCEVTREGLEAAPWPQKLRNGFARLFIPLL, from the coding sequence GTGTGCCTGTCTCTGCTGGGCGGCATCGCCTCACTCCTGCATGTGCTCATCCGCCACCGGGACTACCGGGCGGCGGCATTCTGGACGGCGCTGATCGTGCTCTCACCACTCATCGCACCGCTGCTCTACCTATTTCTCGGCATCAATATCCTCCGCCGGAGGGGGAAGCACTACCGGCGGGATATTCATGAGCCATGGCATGATCCTGTGCCTGCCAATCCCCTGCCCTTCTCCCCAGAAAGCAACGAGGCACGCGACCATCAGCAGCTCGCTGTGACTCTGGATAAAATCAGCCGCTTCTGCTTCACGCAGGGCAATACCGCCTCCGTGCTCATCAATGGCGACGAGGCAAAGCCACGCATGCTAGCGGCCATCCGCGCAGCGAAAACCAGCATCACCATGTCGAGCTACATTTTCGAGGCACTCGGTATCGGTGCAGACTTTGTGGCAGAGCTCACGGCGGCCGTGCGCCGTGGCGTGCATGTGCGTGTGATGGTGGATGATGCGGGGACCAAGTACTCGTGGCCTCCAGTGGTCGATTCCCTGCAAAAATCAGGCGTGCCCGCACGGCGCTTCATGCCAAACCATTTCCTCCTGCGCCTCATCACCATGAATCTGCGAAACCACCGCAAAATCTTGGTGGTGGACGGTGAGCGTGCCTTCACGGGCGGAATGAATATTCGCGAGGGAAACATGCTCTCACGCAAGCCAGAGCACCCGGTGCAGGATCTGCACTTCGAGATCACGGGGCCCATCGTCGCACAGATTCAACGAGTATTCGCAGAAGACTGGCTGTTTTGCTGCGGCGAGACTCTCGATGGAGCTACTTGGTTCCCGAATTTGGTCGAAAACGGCCCCGCTAGTGCCCTGGGCATCGTGGATGGCCCGGACGAGGACATGGAGGTCATGCCCGCTGCCTTTTTCGCAGCGATCAATGCAGCCAAAGAAGAAATCCTCATCGCTACGCCCTACTTCCTACCCAATCCCGTGCTGCTAGCCGCGCTACGCCTCGCAGCCATCCGTGGTGTGAAAATTCGTATCGTGACGCCGCAAGTCAACAACATCCCCTTCGTCGCCTGGGCCGCGCAGACGCTCTATCCTCAGCTCCTTCAGGTCGGTGTGCGCATCTTTGAAAGTCCCCCGCCATTCGATCACTCGAAGGTTTTCCTCATCGACGGCGTGTGGAGCTTCATCGGCAGCACGAACTGGGACCCACGCAGTCTGCGGCTGAATTTCGAGTTCAATGTGGCCCTGTATGACCCAGCGCTCGCCACTCGACTGAAGACCATTTTTGCCGAAAAACGTGCCCAAAGCTGCGAAGTGACGCGTGAGGGCCTAGAGGCCGCCCCATGGCCACAAAAGCTGCGCAACGGCTTCGCACGACTCTTTATCCCGCTACTATAA
- a CDS encoding ABC transporter ATP-binding protein, which produces MPADTREIILEARDLTREFDGVRALDRFSFQLRRGEVLGLLGANGAGKTTAMNCLLGLTLPTSGDLFAFGLPLHQNRIQILQRANFSSAYTALPGNLLVWQNLIVFARIYGVADPKKKIAELMEMLEITHLAKRVTGQLSAGESTRVNLVKAFLNDPELLMLDEPTASLDPDIADKVRKVVRRVQRERDIGILYTSHNMRDIEEVCDRVIFLHQGKIVCEGTPTEIVSRSSSATLEDVFIKIARDGEIIDEPSKCKAPTGPA; this is translated from the coding sequence ATGCCCGCAGATACCCGTGAAATCATCCTCGAAGCTCGTGACCTCACCCGCGAGTTCGACGGCGTGCGTGCGCTGGACCGGTTTAGCTTCCAGTTGCGGCGTGGAGAGGTCCTGGGCCTGCTGGGGGCCAATGGCGCGGGCAAGACCACGGCGATGAATTGCCTACTCGGGCTCACACTGCCCACGAGTGGCGATTTGTTCGCCTTTGGCCTGCCTCTGCACCAAAACCGCATCCAGATCCTCCAACGGGCGAATTTTTCCTCCGCATACACCGCCCTGCCAGGGAATCTGCTCGTGTGGCAAAACCTGATCGTCTTTGCACGCATCTATGGCGTGGCCGATCCGAAAAAGAAGATCGCCGAGCTGATGGAGATGCTGGAGATCACTCATCTGGCGAAACGAGTCACCGGACAGCTCAGTGCGGGTGAGTCCACGCGAGTGAATCTCGTCAAAGCCTTCCTCAATGACCCCGAGCTCCTCATGCTCGATGAGCCCACGGCCTCACTCGATCCCGACATCGCGGACAAGGTGCGCAAAGTCGTCCGCCGTGTGCAGAGGGAGCGTGACATCGGCATTCTCTATACCTCGCATAACATGCGTGACATCGAGGAGGTCTGCGACCGCGTGATCTTCCTCCACCAGGGGAAAATCGTCTGCGAGGGCACTCCGACAGAAATCGTCTCGCGTAGCAGCAGTGCGACGCTGGAGGATGTCTTCATCAAAATCGCTCGCGATGGCGAGATCATCGACGAGCCGAGCAAATGCAAAGCGCCAACTGGACCCGCTTAG